A genomic segment from Triticum dicoccoides isolate Atlit2015 ecotype Zavitan chromosome 1A, WEW_v2.0, whole genome shotgun sequence encodes:
- the LOC119354630 gene encoding citrate-binding protein-like: MAPHALSWISVSLLIFLASSSCVVARGARAPKTNDPTAGFTAVRLGESNFALQRPFDETSGARYSFDGTVRKLWVLSSDKPHARQSHTSPRTEIRMAGYDYSSGVWQFEGHGYVPSGTTGVSIMQVFGAGETATTLMLHVYNGALRYYDRQVVEDDIYDRWFRLNVVHDVKASTVTVYIDGKQKLHVNGRGGDSHYFKFGVYAQNHDSSCMESRWKGIRILKKD; encoded by the exons ATGGCTCCTCACGCTCTCTCTTGGATTAGTGTGTCTCTGCTCATCTTCTTGGCGTCGTCGTCATGCGTTGTGGCGAGGGGCGCTCGGGCACCCAAAACCAACGACCCGACGGCCGGGTTCACCGCGGTGAGGCTCGGCGAGAGCAACTTTGCGCTGCAGCGGCCGTTCGATGAGACAAGCGGCGCCCGGTACAGTTTCGACGGCACCGTCCGGAAGCTGTGGGTGCTCTCCTCCGACAAGCCCCACGCTCGCCAGAGCCATACCAGCCCAAGAACTGAGATCAGAATGGCA GGATACGACTACAGCTCCGGCGTGTGGCAGTTTGAGGGCCACGGCTACGTCCCCTCAGGCACGACCGGAGTGTCCATCATGCAGGTGTTCGGCGCCGGCGAGACAGCCACCACCCTCATGCTGCACGTCTACAACGGTGCGCTGCGGTACTACGACCGCCAGGTCGTGGAAGACGACATCTATGACAGATGGTTCCGGCTTAACGTGGTCCACGATGTCAAGGCGTCGACGGTGACCGTGTACATCGACGGCAAGCAGAAGCTGCACGTCAATGGCCGTGGCGGCGACTCACATTACTTCAAGTTTGGTGTGTACGCGCAGAACCATGACTCCAGCTGCATGGAGTCTCGTTGGAAGGGGATCAGGATCCTCAAGAAAGACTGA
- the LOC119286123 gene encoding agglutinin isolectin 1 — translation MKMMSTRALALGAAAVLAFAAATAQAQRCGEQGSNMECPNNLCCSQYGYCGMGGDYCGKGCQNGACWTSKRCGSQAGGATCTNNQCCSQYGYCGFGAEYCGAGCQGGPCRADIKCGSQAGGKLCPNNLCCSQWGFCGLGSEFCGGGCQSGACSTDKPCGKDAGGRVCTNNYCCSKWGSCGIGPGYCGAGCQSGGCDGVFAEAITANSTLLQE, via the coding sequence ATGAAGATGATGAGCACCAGGGCCCTCGCGCTCGGCGCGGCTGCCGTCCTCGCCTTCGCCGCGGCGACCGCTCAGGCCCAGAGGTGCGGCGAGCAAGGCAGCAACATGGAGTGCCCCAACAACCTCTGCTGCAGCCAGTACGGCTACTGCGGGATGGGCGGCGACTACTGCGGCAAGGGCTGCCAGAACGGCGCCTGCTGGACCAGCAAGCGCTGCGGCAGCCAGGCCGGCGGCGCGACGTGCACCAACAACCAGTGCTGCAGCCAGTACGGGTACTGCGGCTTCGGCGCCGAGTACTGCGGCGCCGGCTGCCAGGGCGGCCCCTGCCGCGCCGACATCAAGTGCGGCAGCCAGGCCGGCGGCAAGCTGTGCCCGAACAACCTCTGCTGCAGCCAGTGGGGATTCTGCGGCCTCGGTTCCGAGTTCTGCGGCGGCGGCTGCCAGAGCGGTGCTTGCAGCACCGACAAACCGTGCGGCAAGGACGCCGGCGGCAGGGTTTGCACTAACAACTACTGTTGTAGCAAGTGGGGATCCTGTGGCATCGGCCCGGgctattgcggtgcaggctgccagaGTGGCGGCTGCGATGGTGTCTTCGCTGAGGCCATCACCGCCAACTCCACTCTTCTCCAAGAATGA